Proteins found in one Vagococcus carniphilus genomic segment:
- the allW gene encoding allantoin permease, translating to MTIKQKDDFSLKQEVKLSEKEIISFKKRGYNDDLLPKTKEKRHMSTMNYFTLWMGSVHNIPNYTAVGGFLYLGLSPLGVMSALVISSMAVAALLVLNGKAGSTYGIPFSMHLRATYGDVGAKLPGFLRGVVVAIAWFGLQNYTASLALLILIGKIWPDFLLLGSGFSFFGLSFPGLISFTVFWFINLLIGLGGGKALNKFTAILNPLIYVVFIGMAIWAIRVSGGIMSILNFTPEITQSTSSSKILTYLIIINAVLAVWAGPGASVSDFTQNAVSTKSQRIGQSASLVVGYTIFAFSSISILIGGSIYYGVDEWNVLNIVNKWDHFPAMLLSIIVLLMTTISTNATGNIVPAAYQLSALFPKQINYKKGVVIASVISFLMMPWKLMDNSESIFNFLNMIGATLGPVAGVMLAHYFFILKEKINLDELYMDQTKNNQGNSYKGINKEAYIATITALLISLLGQVNDSFSLISKLSFLIGFVMSFSIYLVLKKKTGHKKGKI from the coding sequence ATGACGATAAAGCAAAAAGATGATTTTTCACTAAAACAAGAAGTGAAATTATCTGAAAAAGAAATAATTAGCTTTAAAAAAAGAGGCTATAACGATGATTTATTGCCAAAAACTAAAGAAAAGCGTCATATGTCAACAATGAATTATTTCACTCTTTGGATGGGATCGGTTCATAATATTCCAAACTATACAGCTGTAGGTGGCTTTTTATATTTAGGGCTTTCCCCCCTAGGCGTTATGTCGGCTTTAGTCATTAGTAGTATGGCAGTTGCTGCTTTACTTGTTTTAAATGGTAAAGCAGGATCAACCTATGGAATTCCATTTTCTATGCATTTAAGGGCAACGTATGGAGATGTAGGAGCAAAACTACCAGGTTTTCTTAGAGGAGTGGTAGTTGCTATTGCTTGGTTTGGTTTACAAAATTATACAGCTTCCCTTGCTTTGCTGATTTTAATTGGAAAAATTTGGCCTGATTTTCTTCTTTTAGGAAGTGGGTTTTCCTTTTTCGGACTTTCTTTTCCAGGTTTGATTTCTTTTACTGTATTTTGGTTCATTAATTTACTAATTGGACTTGGTGGCGGTAAGGCGCTTAATAAATTTACAGCTATTTTAAACCCATTAATCTATGTTGTTTTTATCGGTATGGCAATTTGGGCGATTCGGGTTAGTGGTGGCATTATGTCTATTTTGAATTTTACACCTGAGATAACTCAGTCAACATCTTCTTCAAAAATATTAACTTACTTAATCATTATCAATGCAGTGCTTGCTGTTTGGGCAGGACCTGGAGCAAGTGTCTCAGATTTTACTCAAAATGCGGTATCCACTAAATCTCAACGAATTGGTCAAAGTGCGAGTCTAGTTGTTGGCTATACGATATTTGCTTTTTCTAGTATTTCGATCCTGATTGGTGGTTCGATCTATTACGGTGTTGATGAATGGAATGTTTTAAATATTGTTAATAAATGGGATCACTTTCCGGCCATGCTTCTTTCAATCATTGTTTTATTGATGACGACAATTTCAACGAATGCTACAGGGAATATCGTGCCGGCAGCTTATCAGCTTTCAGCTCTATTTCCAAAACAGATTAATTATAAAAAAGGTGTTGTTATTGCCAGTGTAATAAGTTTTCTGATGATGCCTTGGAAATTAATGGACAACTCAGAAAGTATTTTTAATTTTTTGAATATGATAGGAGCAACATTAGGACCTGTCGCAGGCGTTATGCTTGCTCACTATTTCTTTATTTTAAAAGAAAAAATAAATTTAGATGAGCTTTATATGGATCAAACAAAAAATAATCAAGGAAATAGTTATAAAGGAATTAATAAAGAGGCTTACATTGCGACAATAACAGCTCTTCTTATTTCATTATTAGGACAAGTTAACGATAGCTTTAGTTTGATTTCGAAACTATCTTTTCTCATAGGTTTTGTCATGTCGTTTAGTATTTACCTTGTTTTAAAAAAGAAAACTGGTCACAAGAAAGGGAAGATTTAA